Proteins from one Aspergillus nidulans FGSC A4 chromosome VIII genomic window:
- the gwt1 gene encoding glucosaminyl-phosphotidylinositol O-acyltransferase (transcript_id=CADANIAT00001833), translating to MDPDYKSRKEAFVSNLTGGSILEINAVTLVAPASVFLWSVLQSRLSFFTPYGPAALITDFLLNVLAILFATTFYSSAPWLLNLLLVSPAFLILMNSRSRRTQTKAKPPQTATAQHGPGASLPIHPFLTTYRAAMMIITCIAILAVDFRVFPRRFAKAENWGTSLMDLGVGSFVFSGGVVSARSVLKSRERGASPKKTLTQRFTSSVRHSVPLLVLGLVRLYSVKNLDYAEHVTEYGVHWNFFFTLGFLPPFVELFEGIATLIPSYEVLSLAVAVLYQVALESTDLKSYILVSPRGPDLLSKNREGVFSFLGYLAIFLAGRATGMRIIPGGISPSNTPQQARKRVLTRYGANIPVSRRLANMPYVLWVAAFNNAQLFLFCLIETILFPSVHRASGSGKNDEAKRTDFATSPILTAFNRGGLAVFLVANLLTGAVNLTVPTLDVDKTRAMAILVGYAALITGVALGLNKANIKISL from the exons ATGGATCCTGACTATAAATCCCGCAAGGAGGCATTTGTGTCCAATCTGACCGGGGGAAGCATTCTAGAAATCAATGCAGTGACGCTCGTTGCCCCT GCCTCGGTCTTCCTTTGGTCGGTCCTACAATCCCGgctctccttcttcacacCCTACGGGCCCGCCGCTCTCATAACCGACTTTCTGCTCAATGTTTtagccatcctcttcgcgACGACCTTCTACTCTTCCGCACCATGGCTCCTGAATCTCCTCCTGGTCTCGCCAGCTTTTCTCATCTTAATGAACTCGCGGTCTCGCCGCACGCAAACGAAAGCGAAGCCTCCTCAGACCGCAACCGCGCAACATGGGCCAGGCGCATCTTTACCCATCCACCCATTCCTCACCACCTACCGTGCAGCTATGATGATAATCACCTGCATTGCTATATTGGCGGTTGACTTCCGTGTCTTTCCTCGTCGGTTCGCCAAAGCTGAGAACTGGGGTACGTCGCTGATGGACCTGGGCGTCGGCTCCTTCGTGTTCTCGGGAGGGGTGGTCTCCGCGCGCTCTGTTCTCAAGAGCCGAGAGCGCGGTGCATCGCCGAAGAAAACGCTGACACAGCGCTTTACCTCGTCGGTACGACACTCGGTCCCGCTTCTCGTTTTGGGACTGGTCCGACTCTATAGCGTCAAAAACCTGGACTACGCAGAACATGTCACAGAATACGGCGTGCACTGGAATTTTTTCTTTACGCTGGGGTTTCTACCTCCATTTGTGGAACTTTTTGAGGGCATCGCCACGCTAATCCCATCGTATGAAGTCCTCTCGCTTGCCGTCGCGGTGCTTTACCAGGTAGCGCTTGAATCGACCGACTTGAAGAGTTACATCCTTGTCTCTCCACGAGGGCCTGACCTGCTTTCAAAGAACCGCGAAGgagtcttctccttcctgggATATCTGGCCATCTTCCTTGCGGGACGTGCTACTGGAATGCGAATCATACCGGGCGGAATCTCCCCGTCAAATACCCCACAACAGGCCAGGAAACGCGTGCTTACTA GGTATGGAGCCAACATCCCCGTCTCGCGACGTCTCGCCAATATGCCGTACGTCCTCTGGGTTGCAGCCTTCAACAACGCCCAGCTGtttctcttctgtctgattgAAACCATACTTTTCCCTTCTGTTCACCGAGCGTCGGGATCAGGCAAGAATGACGAAGCGAAGCGAACAGATTTTGCGACGAGCCCGATATTGACGGCCTTCAACCGCGGCGGACTTGCCGTGTTTTTAGTCGCCAATCTACTTACTGGCGCGGTCAACTTAACTGTTCCAACCCTGGATGTGGATAAAACACGAGCCATGGCTATTTTGGTCGGGTATGCCGCCTTGATCACCGGGGTTGCTCTGGGGCTCAACAAGGCTAATATCAAGATATCGCTCTGA
- a CDS encoding uncharacterized protein (transcript_id=CADANIAT00001834): MPRVRVSSSQNCHEKEGRLLLAVQAIKKKEITSIREAARRFNVPESTLRTRLRGTTNRAESRANGHKLTEIEEEVLKQWILSLDLRGAAPTKAHVREMANILLAKRGSTPIQTVGQKWVYNYTQRHPELESRLSRQYDCQRAKQENPKVIQAWFNTVRATIEQYGILPDDIYNFDETGFAMGLCAHQKVITKSESCGRRPVLQPGNREWVTAIESISASGWALPILIFKGKQYNQAWFTGLPPDWRFEISTNGWTTNEISLRWLQKQFIPSTEHRTRGRYQLLVLDGHGSHLTPEFDQICTDHNIIPLCMPAHSSHLLQPLDIGCFAVLKRSYASLVDQKMRLGISHIDKLDFLAAYPQARISTFKLDTIRNSFRAAGLVPLNPEPVLSKLSIQACTPTPPGSRGSQASTFCPHTPANVDELLKQASLLRDFLKQRSKSPPSPSHNALNQLIKGCQIAMQKGILLEQENRALRAENAIQRRKRARTHRWIAHDNGLSVQEATELEEAHNASFQAIPGPCGPPAEGAQTPKARALPTCSTCHRIGHRRNACPNK, encoded by the coding sequence atgccccgagttcgcgttagttcaagccaaaattgccatgagaaggaaggtcggctcctactggctgtacaggctattaaaaaaaaggagattacatcaatacgcgaggcagcacgtcgcttcaatgtgcctgaatctacactacgtacgcgactacgcgggactacaaatcgcgccgaatctcgcgcaaatggccataaattgactgagattgaagaggaagtgcttaagcagtggattctctctttagatctacgcggagcagctcctacaaaagctcatgtacgagaaatggctaatattctgcttgcaaagcgtggttccaccccaatccagactgtcggccagaaatgggtatataattatactcaacgccacccggagcttgagtctcgcttgtcaaggcaatacgactgccagcgagcaaagcaagagaacccaaaggttattcaagcatggtttaacaccgtacgagccacaatcgaacaatacgggatcctaccggacgatatctacaactttgatgagactggctttgcaatgggcctttgtgcacatcagaaagtgattaccaagtcagaatcatgtggccgaagaccagttctacagccaggaaaccgtgaatgggttactgcaattgagtcaatcagtgcttctggatgggcacttccaatacttatctttaagggcaagcagtataaccaagcatggtttacaggccttccgcccgactggcgatttgaaattagtacaaatggatggacaactaatgaaattagccttcgctggcttcagaagcaatttatcccgtcaacagagcatcgtacgcgcggaagatatcaacttctagttcttgatggccatggaagccatcttacaccagagtttgatcaaatctgtacagatcataatattataccactctgcatgccggcacattcctcccatcttctacaaccacttgatattggatgttttgcagttttgaagcgctcgtacgccagcttggttgatcagaaaatgcggcttggcatcagccatattgacaaacttgatttccttgcagcctatccacaagctcgaatcagcacatttaagctggatacaatcagaaacagttttcgagcagcaggactagtgccattgaatcctgaaccagtgctttcaaagcttagtattcaggcttgtacgcctacaccccctggaagccgtggcagccaggcaagcactttttgcccacatacaccagcaaatgttgatgagcttctaaagcaagcttctttactcagagattttctcaaacagcgctcaaaaagtccaccatcaccgtcccataatgccctaaaccagctaattaaaggctgtcaaattgcaatgcaaaagggcatactattggagcaagagaatagggcgctacgtgctgaaaatgctatacaaaggcgaaagcgagctcgtacgcatagatggatagctcatgataatggtctgtctgtacaagaggctacagagctcgaggaagctcataatgcgtcttttcaggcaatacctggtccatgcgggccaccagcagaaggtgcacaaacaccaaaggcacgggcattacctacatgtagtacctgccatagaattgggcatagaagaaatgcttgtccaaataaataa
- a CDS encoding uncharacterized protein (transcript_id=CADANIAT00001835) — MCSNQDPSQPKKKETRAGTRRVTSLTAEQLERKRANDREAQRTIRQRTREHIERLELQVAELKAKGDKFDEVVRRNALLETEIRALRHQLSMATGSPGYQSLEEPYSQQQASLIPSPQYPEALGTNPSSRTPSALSTASQISTSREWPPYGSARSPSKCESSDSEYPVKVEPWGYESHSQVPAPMSVQHPHVGYHPQNTTHLPEPSYQPYQQMYQGPSPRAAGVEIPPQNQHHPDVSYESAQRPVSAPTESPTAPYPTLHPPTHYQQLPTHTAQIPRSGFEYDWVPRSLWRDTKPDGRAGQVTPCATTRREANPLNVPYSAGCFSVPEATSPVPTSDHPNIRFSASKLILRSGMFCDQRQARFANPDIWAMGSSYSENLFHIRAWGWRPLIGRF; from the exons ATGTGCTCCAATCAGGACCCCtcccagccaaagaagaaagagactcGTGCTGGCACACGTAGAGTAACATCGCTCACCGCAGAGCAACTGGAGAGAAAGCGCGCCAACGATCGTGAGGCCCAGAGAACTATTCGACAACGAACAAGAGAGCATATTGAGCGACTCGAACTTCAAGTGGCGGAGCTGAAAGCCAAGGGCGATAAATTCGACGAGGTTGTGCGGCGAAATGCTCTACTGGAGACTGAGATTAGAGCGTTAAGACATCAGTTATCCATGGCAACAGGGAGTCCAGGGTACCAGAGCTTAG AAGAGCCGTATAGCCAACAACAGGCCTCGCTTATACCGTCCCCTCAATATCCCGAGGCCCTTGGAACGAATCCGTCATCTAGGACGCCGTCGGCTCTGTCGACGGCGAGTCAGATCTCGACTTCGCGTGAGTGGCCGCCTTACGGCTCAGCTCGCTCTCCTTCAAAATGCGAGTCTTCGGATTCGGAGTATCCGGTCAAAGTCGAGCCCTGGGGCTACGAAAGTCATTCGCAAGTGCCTGCACCGATGTCCGTCCAACACCCGCACGTCGGTTATCACCCTCAGAATACTACGCATCTACCGGAGCCCAGCTACCAACCGTATCAGCAGATGTATCAAGGTCCAAGTCCTCGAGCGGCCGGGGTAGAAATACCGCCCCAAAATCAGCATCACCCAGACGTATCGTACGAGTCGGCTCAGCGACCTGTGTCAGCACCAACAGAGAGCCCAACAGCTCCATATCCCACTCTGCACCCACCAACACATTATCAACAATTACCGACACATACCGCCCAAATTCCGAGGAGCGGCTTTGAATACGACTGGGTTCCGCGGTC GCTATGGCGAGACACTAAACCCGATGGTCGAGCTGGCCAGGTCACACCCTGTGCGACGACACGCCGCGAGGCAAATCCGCTAAATGT ACCATattctgctggttgcttCTCGGTGCCTGAAGCCACCAGCCCCGTGCCCACATCGGATCACCCGAATATTCGATTCAGCGCGTCGAAGCTTATCCTACGTTCAGGCATGTTCTGCGATCAGCGACAAGCGAGATTTGCCAACCCTGATATCTGGGCCATGGGCTCCTCATATTCTGAAAATCTTTTTCACATTCGTGCCTGGGGCTGGAGACCGCTTATTGGTCGGTTCTGA